One region of Brachybacterium saurashtrense genomic DNA includes:
- a CDS encoding glycoside hydrolase family 2 TIM barrel-domain containing protein, which translates to MSTPAPQDAAVPPADPADRWWEELPAGRNRLRGRAHLHSDAPALSLDGTWEFRCGTRADGSDLGAPGEIEVPGLWQLQGHGAPQYTNVVYPIPMDVPHVPDENPTGHYSRALAVPADWAGQLAGGARALLRFQGVDSAAKVWIDGSEIGVTSGSRLTQEFDVTDALSAPGEHRLDVRVVQWSVNTYLEDQDMWWASGIFRSVDLLLRPDGGIHDLVTDADFDPATGRGTLTATAYGADGGILPATVRIDELGLEAAADGTEIAAGEVSPWSAESPRLYRATVSTGTETVSLRIGFRRVEVDGEIFRVNGERIVFRGVNRHEADPVVGRTQHLENQDRDVALMKQHNLNAVRTSHYPPHQRFLDLCDEAGLYVICEGDFETHGFHVDSTWGEDATGAPVRPAVDDRFRETLCERTERFVLRDRHHASIVMWSIGNEASTGPVTEAMIDTVRAADPTRPVIYEQDYRAEHVDVFSLMYPTHDETEQIGRRALTAEYREKLVGMLHHLGVDPGEAGFGSDEAPMPALSKPFLWIEYAHAMGNGAGALKEYMDLVHRYPALHGGFIWEWIDHGLATTDAEGREIYGYGGDFGERLHDGNFVADGLVLPDRTPSPALLDAKHHYSPVGLEVGARTATLTNRYAFADLSHLRAEVSTDLQQSWQELDLPALSPGAAAEVALPEGEHASVTVRLVTRAAEGPVPAGHEIVAASHVDPARLAATVAPRASAAIAPERAADGSWQVGPARLDSLGRLHGLGALEVEHAGVDLYRAPVDNERARTRYPLEARWKRIGLDGPRRRLLDTAVEDDTLVVRSRIGLDGNALGADVTERWRADADGVELTVTVAPVEFWPEDLPLPRIGWTFALPSAPDRVEYEGFGPHEAYPDTGGGTTFARRTATVRELQVPYVFPQENGNRAGVVRAALRGAGGGLELRCADGLGFAARPWSTAELDARAHDGALRPDGRTWVTLSSALHGVGSAACGPLPLPQHVLSAREETFRLRLAQLEG; encoded by the coding sequence CACTGAGCCTCGACGGCACCTGGGAGTTCCGCTGCGGCACCCGCGCAGACGGCTCCGACCTGGGCGCACCCGGCGAGATCGAGGTGCCGGGGCTGTGGCAGCTGCAGGGCCACGGCGCCCCGCAGTACACCAACGTCGTCTACCCGATCCCGATGGACGTCCCCCACGTGCCGGACGAGAACCCCACCGGCCACTACTCCCGCGCGCTGGCCGTCCCCGCCGACTGGGCCGGGCAGCTCGCGGGCGGCGCCCGGGCGCTGCTGCGCTTCCAGGGCGTGGACTCCGCGGCGAAGGTCTGGATCGACGGGTCCGAGATCGGCGTGACCTCCGGCTCCCGCCTCACCCAGGAGTTCGACGTCACCGATGCGCTGAGCGCGCCGGGCGAGCACCGCCTGGACGTGCGCGTGGTGCAGTGGTCGGTGAACACCTACCTCGAGGACCAGGACATGTGGTGGGCCTCGGGGATCTTCCGCAGCGTGGACCTGCTGCTGCGCCCCGACGGCGGGATCCACGACCTGGTCACCGATGCGGACTTCGACCCGGCCACCGGGCGCGGCACCCTCACCGCGACCGCCTACGGGGCCGACGGCGGGATCCTCCCGGCGACCGTGCGGATCGACGAGCTCGGCCTCGAGGCCGCGGCCGACGGCACCGAGATCGCGGCCGGCGAGGTATCCCCGTGGAGCGCGGAGTCGCCGCGGCTGTACCGGGCGACCGTCTCCACCGGGACGGAGACGGTGTCGCTGAGGATCGGCTTCCGCCGGGTCGAGGTGGACGGGGAGATCTTCCGCGTCAACGGCGAGCGGATCGTGTTCCGCGGCGTGAACCGGCACGAGGCGGATCCCGTCGTGGGCCGCACCCAGCACCTGGAGAACCAGGACCGCGACGTGGCGCTGATGAAGCAGCACAATCTCAACGCCGTGCGCACCTCCCACTACCCGCCCCACCAGCGCTTCCTCGACCTGTGCGACGAGGCGGGGCTGTACGTGATCTGCGAGGGCGACTTCGAGACCCACGGCTTCCACGTCGACTCCACCTGGGGCGAGGACGCCACCGGCGCCCCCGTGCGGCCCGCGGTCGACGACCGTTTCCGGGAGACGCTCTGCGAGCGGACCGAGCGCTTCGTGCTCCGGGACCGCCACCACGCCTCGATCGTCATGTGGTCGATCGGGAACGAGGCCTCCACCGGCCCGGTCACCGAGGCGATGATCGACACGGTCCGCGCCGCCGACCCCACCCGGCCGGTGATCTACGAGCAGGACTACCGCGCCGAGCACGTGGACGTGTTCTCGCTGATGTACCCCACTCACGACGAGACCGAGCAGATCGGCCGGCGCGCCCTCACCGCGGAGTACCGGGAGAAGCTGGTGGGGATGCTGCACCACCTGGGGGTGGACCCGGGCGAGGCGGGCTTCGGCTCCGACGAGGCGCCGATGCCGGCGCTGTCCAAGCCGTTCCTGTGGATCGAGTACGCCCACGCGATGGGCAACGGCGCCGGGGCGCTGAAGGAGTACATGGACCTGGTGCACCGGTACCCGGCCCTGCACGGCGGCTTCATCTGGGAGTGGATCGACCACGGCCTGGCCACCACCGACGCCGAGGGCCGCGAGATCTACGGCTACGGCGGCGACTTCGGCGAGCGCCTGCACGACGGGAACTTCGTCGCCGACGGACTGGTGCTGCCCGACCGCACCCCGTCCCCGGCGCTGCTGGACGCCAAGCACCACTACTCCCCCGTGGGTCTCGAGGTCGGTGCGCGCACGGCGACCCTCACCAACCGCTACGCCTTCGCGGACCTCTCGCACCTGCGCGCCGAGGTCTCGACCGATCTGCAGCAGAGCTGGCAGGAGCTGGACCTGCCCGCGCTCTCCCCCGGCGCCGCCGCGGAGGTGGCGCTGCCGGAAGGCGAGCACGCGAGCGTGACGGTGCGCCTGGTGACGCGCGCGGCGGAGGGGCCGGTGCCGGCCGGCCACGAGATCGTCGCCGCCTCGCACGTCGACCCCGCGCGGCTGGCCGCGACCGTCGCGCCGCGGGCCTCGGCGGCGATCGCCCCGGAGCGCGCGGCCGACGGCTCCTGGCAGGTGGGCCCCGCCCGTCTGGACTCCCTGGGGCGCCTGCACGGCCTGGGCGCGCTCGAGGTCGAGCACGCGGGCGTGGACCTGTACCGCGCGCCGGTGGACAACGAGCGGGCCCGCACCCGCTACCCGCTGGAGGCGCGCTGGAAGCGGATCGGGCTGGACGGGCCGCGACGCAGGCTGCTGGACACGGCCGTGGAGGACGACACCCTGGTGGTCCGCTCCCGGATCGGGTTGGACGGCAACGCCCTCGGTGCGGACGTCACCGAGCGGTGGCGCGCCGACGCGGACGGCGTCGAGCTCACGGTGACCGTCGCCCCGGTCGAGTTCTGGCCGGAGGACCTGCCGCTGCCGCGCATCGGCTGGACCTTCGCGCTGCCCTCGGCCCCGGACCGCGTGGAGTACGAGGGCTTCGGACCGCACGAGGCCTACCCGGACACCGGCGGCGGCACCACCTTCGCGCGGCGCACCGCCACGGTGCGCGAGCTGCAGGTGCCCTACGTGTTCCCGCAGGAGAACGGGAACCGGGCCGGGGTGGTGCGGGCGGCGCTGCGCGGTGCGGGCGGCGGCCTCGAGCTGCGCTGCGCCGACGGGCTCGGGTTCGCGGCGCGCCCCTGGTCCACCGCCGAGCTGGACGCCCGCGCCCACGACGGGGCGCTGCGGCCCGACGGCCGCACCTGGGTGACCCTCTCGTCGGCGCTGCACGGCGTGGGCTCGGCCGCGTGCGGGCCGCTGCCCCTGCCCCAGCACGTGCTCTCCGCCCGGGAGGAGACCTTCCGCCTCCGCCTCGCGCAGCTGGAGGGCTGA
- a CDS encoding PQQ-binding-like beta-propeller repeat protein has translation MTGQEAVGGERTVLLGAAVTLLALAGICALLGGHLLLGVLRLAAGLLAGAGLGAAVAALLRGRVRRRTGRLLAGAGALVLALALTVPAVLATRLPALAPEDAVRIDALGEGDVVHSLPVEGAPVLVRRADGSAQLLDTAGVREVEASAHDVLALSADGTRLVRATGASTEVLALDRSLSTPDGGLPSTRFEGSPLALDGDLLVLRRCQEGFCEIAGYDLTDPEQPLWVASGSAETRGVDPAGVAVPARPAEPPGLLDAAREAGVLPAVPLRFDPAEGWVQLDAATGFPVGRILAGPAQECRIAATESPVTGRDPLEEGTVVLTVCSAEDGALTATALRDGAVLWESAPSPAGEWTVRLDQGRVLASGTEAGTDVTGEIVASADGAEWTVPGGEGVAQAAEFTARLGIDGAQMVVTNASGQLLAYDTADGTHTWTLPLSAPDAAVRGGLAAGTAVAVDPVARERPLDPREGRRLRILDAATGEVALERRTAQRIEAVHPVGGGRALVTVGERTVLLGG, from the coding sequence GTGACGGGGCAGGAGGCCGTGGGCGGGGAGCGCACGGTGCTTCTCGGCGCCGCGGTGACGCTGCTGGCGCTGGCGGGGATCTGCGCCCTGCTGGGCGGGCACCTGCTGCTGGGCGTGCTGCGCCTGGCGGCGGGGCTCCTGGCCGGTGCCGGGCTGGGTGCGGCCGTGGCGGCGCTGCTGCGCGGGCGGGTGCGCCGCCGCACCGGGCGGCTGCTGGCCGGGGCCGGCGCCCTCGTGCTGGCGCTCGCCCTCACCGTCCCGGCGGTGCTCGCCACCCGCCTGCCCGCCCTCGCGCCGGAGGACGCCGTGCGCATCGACGCCCTCGGTGAGGGGGACGTGGTCCACTCCCTGCCCGTCGAGGGCGCCCCCGTGCTGGTGCGCCGCGCGGACGGCAGCGCCCAGCTGCTGGACACGGCCGGGGTGCGGGAGGTGGAGGCCTCGGCGCACGACGTGCTGGCCCTCTCCGCCGACGGCACCCGCCTGGTGCGCGCCACCGGCGCGAGCACCGAGGTGCTGGCGCTGGACCGGTCGCTCTCCACTCCCGACGGCGGCCTGCCGTCGACGCGGTTCGAGGGGAGCCCGCTGGCGCTGGACGGCGACCTGCTGGTGCTGCGCCGCTGCCAGGAGGGGTTCTGCGAGATCGCCGGCTACGACCTCACCGACCCGGAGCAGCCGCTGTGGGTGGCCTCGGGCAGCGCCGAGACCCGGGGCGTCGATCCGGCGGGCGTGGCCGTGCCTGCCCGCCCCGCCGAGCCGCCGGGCCTGCTCGACGCCGCCCGGGAGGCGGGCGTGCTGCCCGCCGTGCCGCTGCGCTTCGACCCCGCCGAGGGGTGGGTGCAGCTCGATGCCGCCACCGGCTTCCCCGTGGGCAGGATCCTCGCCGGGCCCGCGCAGGAGTGCCGCATCGCCGCCACCGAGTCCCCGGTCACCGGCCGGGACCCGCTGGAGGAGGGGACGGTGGTGCTCACCGTCTGCTCCGCCGAGGACGGCGCCCTCACCGCCACCGCGCTGCGGGACGGCGCCGTGCTGTGGGAGTCCGCGCCCTCCCCGGCCGGGGAGTGGACGGTGCGCCTGGACCAGGGGCGGGTGCTCGCCTCCGGCACCGAGGCCGGCACCGACGTGACCGGCGAGATCGTCGCCTCCGCCGACGGGGCGGAGTGGACCGTGCCCGGCGGCGAGGGCGTCGCCCAGGCCGCGGAGTTCACCGCCCGGCTCGGCATCGACGGGGCGCAGATGGTGGTGACCAACGCCAGCGGGCAGCTGCTCGCCTACGACACCGCCGACGGCACCCACACCTGGACCCTCCCGCTGAGCGCTCCCGACGCCGCCGTGCGGGGCGGTCTCGCCGCCGGCACCGCCGTGGCGGTGGACCCGGTCGCGCGCGAGCGGCCCCTGGACCCGCGCGAGGGTCGGCGGCTGCGCATCCTCGACGCCGCGACCGGAGAGGTCGCCCTCGAGCGGCGCACCGCCCAGCGGATCGAGGCGGTGCACCCCGTGGGCGGCGGCAGGGCCCTGGTCACCGTGGGGGAGCGGACCGTGCTGCTCGGCGGGTGA
- the tgt gene encoding tRNA guanosine(34) transglycosylase Tgt, which produces MPAVPAPTAYPRRAGTGFAVTARHGEKARAGVITTPHGEIATPAFVPVGTKATVKAVLPESMSQLGAQALLANAYHLYLQPGHELVDEAGGLGAFMNWPGPTYTDSGGFQVMSLGAGFRKVLSSEFSGGEKARTATGEDDAVAEGKERLAHVDDDGVTFRSFINGDVHRFTPEISMQIQHGLGADIMFAFDELTTLMNSRGYQEQALERTRLWALRCLAEHARLTAERTHRPYQQLWGVIQGAQYEDLRRQAARDLGAMEVAGWGFDGFGIGGALEKENLGTIVGWVTDELPEQRPRHLLGISEVDDLFVAIAAGADTFDCVSPSRVARNSAVYTRTGRVNLTGSRYRRQFAPIDETCDCYTCTHYTAAYIHHLFRAKEMLSSTLCTIHNERFVVRLVDRIRASLGAGEFEALREETTGAYYGAPR; this is translated from the coding sequence ATCCCGGCGGTGCCCGCCCCCACCGCGTATCCGCGCCGCGCCGGCACCGGCTTCGCGGTCACCGCCCGCCACGGGGAGAAGGCTCGCGCCGGCGTGATCACCACCCCGCACGGCGAGATCGCCACCCCCGCCTTCGTGCCGGTGGGGACCAAGGCCACCGTCAAGGCGGTGCTGCCGGAGTCGATGTCGCAGCTGGGCGCGCAGGCGCTGCTGGCCAACGCCTACCATCTCTACCTCCAGCCCGGCCACGAGCTGGTGGACGAGGCCGGCGGGCTGGGCGCCTTCATGAACTGGCCCGGCCCCACCTACACCGACTCCGGCGGCTTCCAGGTGATGAGCCTGGGCGCCGGGTTCCGCAAGGTGCTCTCCAGCGAGTTCTCCGGCGGGGAGAAGGCCCGCACCGCCACCGGCGAGGACGACGCGGTCGCCGAGGGCAAGGAGCGCCTCGCCCATGTGGACGACGACGGCGTCACCTTCCGCTCCTTCATCAACGGGGACGTGCACCGCTTCACCCCCGAGATCTCGATGCAGATCCAGCACGGCCTGGGCGCGGACATCATGTTCGCCTTCGACGAGCTCACCACGCTGATGAACTCCCGCGGCTACCAGGAGCAGGCGCTGGAGCGCACCCGTCTGTGGGCGCTGCGCTGCCTGGCCGAGCACGCCCGCCTCACCGCGGAGCGCACCCACCGCCCCTACCAGCAGCTGTGGGGCGTGATCCAGGGCGCGCAGTACGAGGACCTGCGGCGCCAGGCCGCCCGCGATCTCGGCGCGATGGAGGTGGCGGGCTGGGGCTTCGACGGCTTCGGCATCGGCGGGGCGCTGGAGAAGGAGAACCTGGGCACGATCGTGGGCTGGGTGACCGACGAGCTGCCCGAGCAGCGACCCCGCCACCTGCTGGGCATCAGCGAGGTGGATGACCTGTTCGTCGCGATCGCAGCGGGCGCGGACACCTTCGACTGCGTCTCCCCGTCGCGGGTGGCGCGCAACAGCGCCGTCTACACCCGCACCGGCCGCGTGAACCTCACCGGCTCGAGGTACCGCCGTCAGTTCGCGCCCATCGACGAGACCTGCGACTGCTACACCTGCACCCACTACACCGCCGCGTACATCCACCACCTCTTCCGCGCCAAGGAGATGCTCTCCTCCACCCTGTGCACGATCCACAACGAGCGCTTCGTGGTGCGCCTGGTGGATCGGATCCGGGCCTCGCTGGGGGCCGGCGAGTTCGAGGCGCTGCGGGAGGAGACCACCGGCGCCTACTACGGCGCCCCGCGGTGA
- a CDS encoding DUF6541 family protein, translating to MLTALHTLAALGAAGLVLSVPGIPLVLALRLRPLTALVAVVPASLLVITLAAEAGHLLSVPWTPLSPLLLAPVLGAALWPLRRRLGAGPEPEAVGPDAAHAAEHAAAVRSFATPLDALAASARGRAAAILTGAVIGGGAILVQALTVMGSVRAVSQTYDNVFHLNAVRHILRLGDASAWTVGGMTALPGVERFYPALWHQAVSLVVQLSGQEIPLASNVVMLLLAGVVWPLGLMALLRTCTTAGPLGWMAAGALAGVTGTFPLTMMSFGILLPYFLSMALMPMVMIVLVHLGGPAPDSPQRLRPAQVAVLLPVACGAAALAHPQAVFGGLVLGVPLLVWACLVRARERLGRGPGTGRRLWPLLTVTAGVLALAVPAWLLLRPTPGASFWTPTASVREAVGQTLSLAGNASPTWVPLGLVMLVCAAAVLRGSGSRWPLVPCAAVMAMSVLARSVPEGPMRYLLTGNWYSDTHRIVALLAVAAIPVLALGLEVLLRRAARSLPVLGGSASPVVAIAVVLALLVASLLSPSARTSTSFAAAQWQSDRLLSADERELLERLPAVVPEDAVIATNALNGSSLAYALSDREVLNVYMSFQAEPEVHLLNHALDEARTDPEVCEAAQELGVEYALDFGAREVGPGSATYLGLNEISQTGAAEVVLQVGEAKLLRMLPCRTTATRAGTA from the coding sequence ATGCTGACCGCGCTCCACACGCTCGCCGCCCTCGGCGCGGCAGGCCTCGTGCTGTCGGTGCCCGGAATCCCGCTCGTGCTGGCGCTGCGTCTGCGGCCGCTGACAGCGCTCGTCGCGGTGGTTCCTGCCTCCCTCCTGGTGATCACACTCGCGGCGGAGGCCGGACACCTGCTGTCCGTGCCGTGGACGCCCCTGTCCCCGCTGCTGCTCGCGCCGGTGCTCGGGGCCGCCCTGTGGCCGCTGCGGCGTCGACTCGGTGCGGGCCCGGAGCCCGAGGCCGTCGGCCCCGACGCCGCCCACGCCGCCGAGCACGCCGCCGCCGTGCGCTCCTTCGCGACCCCGCTCGATGCGCTGGCCGCCTCGGCCCGCGGCCGGGCCGCCGCGATCCTCACCGGAGCGGTGATCGGAGGGGGCGCGATCCTGGTGCAGGCCCTGACCGTCATGGGGTCCGTGCGTGCGGTGAGCCAGACCTACGACAACGTCTTCCACCTCAACGCCGTGCGGCACATCCTCCGCCTCGGCGACGCCTCCGCGTGGACCGTGGGCGGGATGACCGCCCTGCCGGGCGTGGAGCGCTTCTACCCCGCGCTGTGGCACCAGGCGGTCAGCCTCGTCGTGCAGCTCTCGGGGCAGGAGATCCCCCTGGCCAGCAATGTCGTGATGCTGCTGCTGGCCGGGGTGGTGTGGCCGCTGGGGCTGATGGCGCTGCTGCGCACCTGCACCACGGCGGGCCCGCTGGGGTGGATGGCCGCGGGCGCCCTGGCCGGTGTCACCGGGACCTTCCCCCTGACCATGATGTCCTTCGGGATCCTGCTGCCGTACTTCCTGAGCATGGCGCTGATGCCGATGGTGATGATCGTGCTCGTCCATCTGGGCGGCCCGGCGCCCGACTCGCCGCAGCGGCTGCGGCCCGCGCAGGTGGCGGTGCTGCTGCCCGTGGCGTGCGGTGCGGCGGCCCTCGCGCATCCCCAGGCGGTGTTCGGCGGCCTCGTGCTCGGAGTGCCGCTGCTGGTGTGGGCCTGCCTCGTGCGCGCCCGCGAACGGCTCGGCCGGGGCCCCGGCACGGGCCGACGGCTGTGGCCGCTGCTGACGGTCACCGCGGGGGTGCTCGCTCTCGCGGTGCCGGCCTGGCTGCTGCTGCGCCCCACGCCCGGCGCCTCGTTCTGGACGCCCACCGCCTCGGTGCGCGAGGCGGTGGGGCAGACGCTGTCGTTGGCGGGCAATGCGAGCCCCACCTGGGTGCCTCTGGGCCTGGTGATGCTGGTGTGCGCCGCGGCGGTGCTGCGGGGCTCCGGCTCCCGCTGGCCCCTGGTGCCCTGCGCCGCCGTGATGGCGATGTCGGTCCTCGCCCGCAGCGTGCCGGAGGGGCCGATGCGCTATCTCCTCACCGGGAACTGGTACAGCGACACGCATCGGATCGTGGCGCTGCTGGCGGTGGCCGCGATCCCCGTGCTCGCCCTGGGTCTCGAGGTGCTGCTGCGTCGCGCCGCCCGGTCGCTGCCCGTGCTCGGGGGCTCGGCCTCCCCCGTGGTCGCGATCGCCGTGGTGCTCGCGCTGCTGGTGGCGAGCCTGCTCTCCCCCAGCGCCCGGACGAGCACGTCCTTCGCCGCCGCCCAGTGGCAGTCGGACAGGCTGCTCTCGGCCGACGAGCGGGAGCTGCTCGAGCGCCTGCCCGCGGTGGTGCCGGAGGACGCGGTGATCGCGACCAACGCGCTCAACGGCAGCTCGCTGGCCTACGCGCTCTCGGACCGCGAGGTGCTCAACGTCTACATGTCCTTCCAGGCGGAGCCGGAGGTGCACCTGCTCAATCACGCCCTCGACGAGGCCCGCACCGATCCCGAGGTGTGCGAGGCGGCCCAGGAGCTCGGGGTCGAGTACGCGCTCGACTTCGGCGCACGCGAGGTGGGCCCGGGATCAGCGACCTACCTGGGCCTGAACGAGATCTCGCAGACGGGAGCCGCGGAGGTGGTGCTGCAGGTGGGCGAGGCGAAGCTGCTCCGCATGCTGCCCTGCCGCACCACGGCGACACGGGCCGGAACGGCCTGA
- a CDS encoding glycosyltransferase family 2 protein, which yields MKVFVQIPCLNEEQTLPMVLDTIPKELPGVDSVEVLIIDDGSTDRTVEVAKEHGVTHFVRHARNMGLARSFRDGVDYALAHGADIVVNTDGDNQYKQERIADLVAPVVAGEADIAIADRQTKKIAHFSPFKKVMQQVGSQVVNIAAETELPDAASGFRAYSKASLMRLNVITQFSYCMETIIQAGNKRLRIASVAIDTNPKTRESRLFNNIFQHMGKSGSAIVRAYLMFKPHTVLMWLAGVTGVIGLIPFVRFLVFALMGEGGGHIQSLIFGLVLLTCSFMTFVLMIIADLQRTNRVLMEEALERIKLVQYGTPNNPLVGTGESIPAPAGPIATGWDDDGAQESREYAPREAQPVLADDATVDQWAAAARREGAGGPQG from the coding sequence ATGAAGGTCTTCGTCCAGATCCCGTGCCTCAACGAGGAGCAGACGCTCCCGATGGTGCTCGACACGATCCCCAAGGAGCTGCCCGGCGTCGACTCCGTCGAGGTGCTGATCATCGACGACGGCTCCACCGACCGCACCGTCGAGGTGGCCAAGGAGCACGGCGTCACCCACTTCGTGCGCCACGCCCGCAACATGGGCCTGGCCCGCTCCTTCCGCGACGGCGTGGACTACGCCCTCGCCCACGGCGCGGACATCGTCGTGAACACCGACGGCGACAACCAGTACAAGCAGGAGCGCATCGCCGATCTGGTCGCCCCGGTGGTCGCGGGCGAGGCGGACATCGCCATCGCGGACCGCCAGACCAAGAAGATCGCCCACTTCTCGCCCTTCAAGAAGGTGATGCAGCAGGTGGGCTCGCAGGTGGTGAACATCGCCGCGGAGACCGAGCTGCCGGACGCCGCCTCCGGCTTCCGCGCCTACTCCAAGGCCTCGCTGATGCGCCTGAACGTCATCACGCAGTTCTCCTACTGCATGGAGACGATCATCCAGGCCGGCAACAAGCGCCTGCGGATCGCTTCGGTCGCGATCGACACCAACCCCAAGACCCGCGAGTCGCGGCTGTTCAACAACATCTTCCAGCACATGGGCAAGTCCGGCTCCGCGATCGTGCGCGCGTACCTGATGTTCAAGCCCCACACGGTGCTGATGTGGCTGGCGGGCGTGACCGGCGTGATCGGCCTGATCCCCTTCGTGCGCTTCCTGGTGTTCGCGCTGATGGGGGAGGGCGGCGGCCACATCCAGTCGCTGATCTTCGGCCTGGTGCTGCTCACCTGCTCGTTCATGACCTTCGTGCTGATGATCATCGCGGACCTCCAGCGCACCAACCGGGTGCTGATGGAGGAGGCGCTGGAGCGGATCAAGCTCGTCCAGTACGGCACGCCGAACAATCCCCTGGTCGGCACCGGGGAGTCGATCCCCGCCCCGGCGGGCCCCATCGCCACCGGCTGGGACGACGACGGTGCGCAGGAATCCCGCGAGTACGCCCCGCGAGAGGCCCAGCCGGTGCTCGCCGATGACGCGACGGTGGATCAGTGGGCCGCGGCGGCGCGCCGCGAGGGCGCGGGGGGTCCGCAGGGCTGA
- a CDS encoding DUF2029 domain-containing protein: protein MLRAPGAGWQWGAAASVLLALVLHTVIAWGARTPSFPFDEVVLLQYSKFLSGGEMPTPPRGAGYFPAWSVVMAPIWWVTESPAVAYRLAIALGVVASLATIWPLTRAVTRLGLAAPQATVVASLVMMMPARAVQSGYVTSEKMLFLALACTMLAALRLWERPTAPRAAVFAIAAVVLTTTHARAVVLLIACVLWLLLLALRSWRAALVGLAVAVPLGTLAFWSGGLLNQYLGGGFSQGEKVLETLRESRPSLLVRALVGQAWQQTAGSLGLVAVGLVVLVVLVWRELRRERAIGPACLLAAMLLGVAVLSVGRWASEGELYLASWRRLDAWLYGRYLDPVTALLVALGAAAVLRGAGRRVVGVALALTAALVGVTVLWLAPDAPTWGYVTPAHIPGVMPWFWTLPEATSETWPWGLVPSLTNDNRFWLLASLPPLALLAVLTAIGRIGRRGAAVLAAALLVVTAAGTLAATRATDHFQQLEGGRPALADEINRLQAAHGDALTVEFDRSCTPGSSNDAVVQNVLAYWIHPTTMGVTADRNASDAQITLGCDIWPEGSAAGARMLSDVHSDGYHAWVMPGPLQDELAAEGLLDPVAEPVAVP, encoded by the coding sequence ATGTTGCGCGCACCCGGGGCCGGGTGGCAATGGGGTGCGGCGGCGAGCGTGCTGCTCGCGCTCGTGCTCCACACCGTGATCGCGTGGGGAGCGAGGACTCCCTCGTTCCCCTTCGACGAAGTGGTGCTGCTGCAGTACTCCAAGTTCCTCTCCGGCGGCGAGATGCCCACCCCGCCGCGCGGGGCCGGGTACTTCCCGGCCTGGAGCGTGGTGATGGCGCCGATCTGGTGGGTCACCGAGAGCCCCGCCGTCGCCTACCGGCTCGCGATCGCGCTCGGCGTGGTCGCGTCGCTCGCCACGATCTGGCCGCTGACCCGGGCCGTGACCCGCCTGGGCCTCGCGGCCCCGCAGGCGACCGTCGTCGCCTCCCTGGTGATGATGATGCCCGCCCGCGCCGTGCAGAGCGGCTACGTGACCAGCGAGAAGATGCTCTTCCTGGCACTGGCCTGCACGATGCTCGCCGCCCTCCGCCTCTGGGAGCGGCCCACCGCGCCGCGCGCGGCGGTGTTCGCGATCGCGGCGGTGGTGCTGACCACGACGCACGCCCGGGCCGTGGTGCTCCTGATCGCCTGCGTGCTCTGGCTGCTGCTGCTCGCCCTGCGCTCCTGGCGGGCGGCGCTCGTCGGTCTCGCCGTCGCGGTGCCGCTGGGCACCCTCGCGTTCTGGTCCGGCGGGCTGCTGAACCAGTACCTGGGCGGCGGCTTCAGCCAGGGCGAGAAGGTGCTCGAGACCTTGCGGGAGTCCCGCCCCTCGCTGCTCGTGCGCGCCCTCGTGGGGCAGGCCTGGCAGCAGACGGCCGGCAGCCTGGGCCTGGTGGCCGTGGGCCTGGTGGTGCTGGTGGTGCTGGTATGGCGCGAGCTGCGGCGGGAGCGCGCGATCGGCCCCGCCTGCCTGCTGGCCGCGATGCTGCTGGGCGTGGCGGTGCTCTCGGTGGGGAGGTGGGCGAGCGAGGGGGAGCTGTACCTCGCCTCCTGGCGCCGGCTGGACGCCTGGCTGTACGGCCGCTACCTCGACCCCGTCACCGCGCTGCTGGTGGCGCTGGGTGCGGCGGCGGTGCTGCGCGGCGCGGGACGCCGGGTGGTGGGCGTCGCGCTCGCCCTCACGGCGGCGCTGGTGGGAGTGACCGTGCTGTGGCTCGCGCCCGACGCCCCCACCTGGGGGTACGTCACTCCCGCGCACATCCCCGGGGTGATGCCGTGGTTCTGGACGCTGCCCGAGGCCACCTCGGAGACCTGGCCCTGGGGGCTGGTGCCGAGCCTCACCAACGACAACCGCTTCTGGCTGCTGGCGAGCCTCCCGCCGCTGGCGCTGCTCGCCGTGCTGACGGCGATCGGCCGGATCGGGCGCCGCGGCGCCGCCGTGCTCGCCGCAGCGCTGCTGGTGGTCACGGCGGCGGGCACGCTTGCCGCCACCCGCGCCACCGACCACTTCCAGCAGCTGGAGGGCGGTCGTCCGGCGCTCGCCGACGAGATCAACCGCCTCCAGGCCGCGCACGGCGACGCCCTCACCGTCGAGTTCGACCGCTCCTGCACACCCGGGAGCAGCAACGACGCGGTGGTGCAGAACGTCCTGGCCTACTGGATCCATCCCACCACGATGGGAGTGACCGCGGACCGCAACGCCTCCGACGCCCAGATCACCCTGGGCTGCGACATCTGGCCCGAGGGCAGCGCCGCCGGGGCCCGCATGCTCTCCGACGTGCACAGCGACGGCTATCACGCCTGGGTCATGCCGGGACCGCTCCAGGACGAGCTCGCCGCCGAGGGCCTGCTGGACCCGGTCGCCGAGCCCGTGGCGGTGCCCTGA